Proteins co-encoded in one Marinobacter gudaonensis genomic window:
- a CDS encoding GNAT family N-acetyltransferase, which produces MSADRTLHVCQLSESQFQSMADDWQACLARSDAHPLFMGWPWLYSWWQRWSQVLGLQLLLLGVYDRSGELVGIGPFYGRDQVTPTGLRVRRVHLIGNAWHVAPTVRTEYCSLITANERSDDVYQALLEALHTLPWDEWVLCDALESELQRLEQNDGELGPEIYRVNRVRDEGVRIETSGSFDDWLVGLGSNTRLKVFNRRKYLESRGDLKLTSSPTGDSAQFLSRLNAFHKARWGKPAFDHEALLFHQHMIERLEKFGGRVHLSELYFENECVSVLYDVTVAGQRINLQAGYQEDLDPRVALGSLHLGYAIEEAFGDSETAFYDLLAGGGKNHDYKKHYRGQIVVFQTVQLVRNRFLSSVYSKQHKMPATLRRFVNRWLKL; this is translated from the coding sequence ATGTCAGCTGACAGAACTCTGCATGTTTGCCAGCTCAGCGAGTCTCAATTCCAGTCTATGGCTGACGATTGGCAGGCATGTCTGGCACGCTCTGATGCGCATCCCCTGTTTATGGGCTGGCCCTGGCTTTACAGCTGGTGGCAACGATGGTCTCAGGTACTTGGGCTGCAACTCCTGCTCCTTGGCGTATATGATCGAAGCGGAGAGCTCGTTGGTATTGGCCCATTTTATGGGCGCGACCAGGTAACGCCGACCGGCCTGCGAGTGCGCCGGGTTCATTTGATTGGCAATGCCTGGCATGTTGCCCCTACCGTTCGCACCGAATATTGCAGCCTGATCACTGCCAACGAGAGATCCGATGACGTTTACCAAGCGTTGCTGGAAGCCCTGCATACGCTGCCGTGGGACGAGTGGGTTTTGTGCGATGCTCTGGAATCGGAACTTCAGCGCCTGGAACAGAACGATGGTGAGCTTGGGCCTGAAATCTACAGAGTTAACAGGGTGCGGGACGAAGGGGTGCGTATCGAGACCAGTGGCAGTTTCGACGACTGGTTAGTTGGGTTGGGTTCCAACACTCGCCTGAAAGTCTTCAATCGCCGAAAGTACCTTGAGTCCAGGGGAGACCTCAAACTGACGTCTTCCCCAACCGGTGACAGCGCGCAATTTCTGTCGAGACTGAACGCGTTCCATAAGGCTCGCTGGGGAAAGCCGGCATTTGATCACGAGGCACTGCTTTTCCACCAACACATGATAGAACGGCTAGAAAAGTTTGGCGGCCGGGTGCATCTCTCTGAGCTTTATTTTGAGAACGAGTGTGTTTCGGTTCTCTATGATGTAACGGTGGCCGGCCAAAGGATAAACCTTCAGGCCGGGTATCAGGAGGACCTGGACCCAAGGGTGGCCTTAGGGTCCTTGCATCTTGGCTATGCCATAGAAGAAGCTTTTGGCGACTCGGAAACCGCCTTCTACGATTTGTTGGCAGGTGGCGGGAAGAACCACGATTACAAGAAGCATTACCGCGGCCAGATTGTTGTCTTCCAGACTGTCCAGCTTGTACGCAACCGATTTTTGAGCTCCGTGTATAGTAAACAGCATAAAATGCCCGCGACTTTGAGGCGCTTCGTAAATCGCTGGTTGAAGTTGTAG
- a CDS encoding glycosyltransferase, protein MKGKNMTEGAPTVSVITPTFNRADFIGEAVESVLGQTFGDFELLIVDDGSADNTREILSRYLSDTRLRYFYQENQGQSVARNRGLAESRGQFLCFIDSDNVWLPNKLESQLSFLREHPEVDIVYGDIITIDEASKEIGRENMRRFSGHIAGDLLRDNFVSINTSMVRRHCYTELGGFNEKDRLAEDYDLWLRYSTRFKFHYIPEYFAKYRVMDDQISSDKSARFWANERTLRFFLDAYPTAVDWKTQRKGWSTFFARKARYLAGQRSVTKALLTSLQSLVQWPFHSTGWRALFRVFFPGLKDVS, encoded by the coding sequence TTGAAAGGGAAAAACATGACAGAGGGCGCTCCAACCGTCAGCGTGATCACACCTACGTTTAACCGCGCGGATTTTATTGGCGAGGCTGTCGAGAGCGTTCTCGGCCAGACGTTCGGTGATTTTGAGTTATTGATCGTTGATGACGGCTCCGCGGACAACACAAGGGAGATTTTGTCTCGCTATCTGTCGGATACGCGTCTGCGTTATTTCTACCAGGAAAACCAGGGGCAAAGTGTAGCCAGAAATCGAGGATTAGCTGAGTCCAGGGGGCAGTTCCTTTGTTTTATTGATTCGGACAATGTGTGGCTTCCAAACAAACTGGAGAGCCAGCTCAGTTTTTTACGGGAGCATCCTGAGGTCGACATCGTTTACGGAGACATTATTACGATTGATGAGGCTTCAAAGGAGATCGGGCGGGAGAACATGCGGCGTTTTAGTGGCCATATTGCCGGGGATTTGCTGCGCGATAATTTCGTGAGCATCAATACAAGCATGGTGAGACGCCATTGTTATACAGAGCTCGGAGGGTTCAACGAAAAGGATCGGCTGGCTGAGGACTATGACCTGTGGTTGAGGTATTCAACCCGTTTTAAATTTCATTATATACCTGAGTATTTTGCCAAGTACCGTGTCATGGATGATCAGATCTCCAGCGACAAATCCGCACGTTTCTGGGCGAATGAGCGAACGCTCAGGTTTTTTCTGGACGCATACCCTACGGCGGTGGATTGGAAGACTCAAAGAAAGGGATGGTCGACCTTTTTTGCCCGCAAAGCCAGATATCTGGCTGGCCAGCGAAGCGTAACCAAGGCATTGCTCACTTCCTTGCAGTCATTGGTGCAATGGCCCTTTCACAGTACCGGTTGGCGCGCACTTTTCCGGGTCTTTTTTCCAGGCTTGAAAGATGTCAGCTGA
- a CDS encoding oligosaccharide flippase family protein, translated as MFRRLVVNTGSNVLVMIVKMALTFIMTPIFIHFLGNYDYGLWEMVAAVLGYMGMLDLGIKPAISRFASKYKAEEDQHSLLTVYASTLVFMAGIGLLIALMLGGWGLLFSNVMTPEGEEPLKYTIFLLILAGQMLIVFPGYVTESYLEGFQRYNIKNNITIVNSVIGATVFVIFATPANALLLLALVNAVGLVLKFLIYGVLLRRPSFGGIVFRLAYFNATKLRELMTFGFKSFIQGVATRVENATDTLVIGAFLGPATVPFYSIPQNLVRYIQTLGWTLSHAFMPLFSDLAARSENDKIQGIYLVASKIVVGLVMAMGIGAAIVGTPFLALWIGTEYTEQSDIILLLLVSFTVLPLINPFSSRYLTAIGKHGIFARLMPISAVVNLGLSLLLVQHYGVVGVAVASLLPSLVLQPVLLVYSCRQLEVSVATYLRESLLPNVLPLLLMGAVTAWMRWSVGIDSYLLLVITVLLAIVVFCLSFWCLSFNPQERSFVLERSPLRRST; from the coding sequence ATGTTTCGTAGGCTCGTAGTTAATACTGGGTCCAACGTCTTGGTCATGATCGTGAAAATGGCGCTGACATTTATCATGACCCCGATCTTCATCCATTTCCTCGGCAACTATGATTATGGACTTTGGGAGATGGTGGCCGCAGTGTTGGGGTATATGGGCATGCTGGATCTGGGCATCAAGCCGGCTATCAGCCGATTTGCTTCCAAATACAAAGCAGAGGAAGATCAACACAGTCTGCTCACGGTGTATGCATCCACTTTGGTTTTCATGGCCGGTATCGGCCTACTGATTGCCCTGATGCTCGGAGGATGGGGGCTACTCTTCAGCAATGTGATGACTCCAGAGGGTGAGGAGCCACTTAAGTACACCATATTTTTATTGATACTGGCCGGGCAGATGTTGATAGTGTTCCCGGGGTACGTGACAGAAAGCTACTTGGAAGGCTTCCAGCGTTACAACATTAAGAACAATATCACTATCGTTAACAGCGTTATTGGCGCAACGGTTTTTGTCATCTTCGCTACTCCAGCCAACGCACTGCTCCTTTTAGCACTAGTCAACGCAGTGGGATTGGTCTTGAAGTTCCTGATCTACGGAGTACTTCTCAGGAGGCCTTCATTTGGCGGCATTGTATTCCGGCTTGCCTATTTTAATGCAACCAAGCTGCGCGAGTTGATGACATTCGGCTTCAAATCTTTTATCCAGGGCGTAGCAACAAGGGTTGAGAATGCCACGGATACCCTGGTCATCGGCGCCTTTCTCGGCCCGGCTACGGTTCCCTTCTACAGTATTCCCCAAAATCTTGTACGTTATATTCAGACACTTGGTTGGACACTTTCCCATGCGTTTATGCCGCTTTTCAGTGATCTTGCGGCACGCTCTGAGAACGACAAGATTCAAGGGATCTACCTGGTGGCAAGTAAGATAGTCGTCGGATTAGTGATGGCTATGGGCATCGGCGCTGCAATCGTTGGGACGCCGTTTCTCGCACTTTGGATTGGCACGGAGTACACCGAACAATCCGATATTATCTTGCTGCTATTGGTGAGCTTTACCGTTCTGCCGCTGATCAACCCGTTCAGCAGTCGCTACCTCACCGCTATAGGGAAGCACGGTATTTTTGCCCGTCTGATGCCGATTTCCGCGGTCGTCAACCTGGGGCTGAGTCTTCTCCTTGTTCAGCACTATGGTGTGGTGGGCGTAGCAGTAGCGTCTTTATTACCCTCACTGGTCCTTCAACCTGTGCTTCTCGTCTATTCGTGCCGACAGCTGGAAGTCTCTGTAGCTACCTATCTCCGCGAAAGTCTGTTGCCCAATGTGTTGCCCCTTTTACTGATGGGCGCGGTGACCGCCTGGATGCGTTGGAGTGTTGGTATCGATAGTTATTTGTTGTTAGTGATAACAGTTCTGCTCGCTATCGTGGTGTTTTGCTTGTCGTTTTGGTGTCTGTCATTCAATCCCCAGGAGCGCTCTTTTGTGCTTGAGCGCTCGCCGTTGAGAAGGAGTACTTGA
- the asnB gene encoding asparagine synthase (glutamine-hydrolyzing) produces the protein MCGIGGMLSTGALSEAAEKVLVDMGRAIQHRGPDQEGVWREGRLGLVHRRLSIQDLSSAGAQPMVSSSGRFVMAFNGEIYNFLTLKQDLELLGITFRGHSDTEVMLAAFEAWGVEESLHRFNGMFAFALVDRKVEQLLLARDRTGEKPLYYGWQGDTLLFGSELKAMRAHPDWQGKIDRNALALLLRHNFIPGPHSIYQDIRKLPPATLIRFDLEGKPGSWPEPETYWSLPEAFADRKVQTLEEAADELERHLATVIGEQMISDVPLGAFLSGGIDSSTVVAMMQKQATQQVRTFSIGFKEAGFNEAEHAKAVAAHLGTEHTELYVSPDDGLALIPKLPTLYDEPFADSSQIPTYLVSEMTRQHVTVALSGDGGDELFCGYPRYPGSVDAWNRRGQLKARMRQWASSLPPELVAGLVQKLVPGQGERARASLAERLRQEAAVASAGTLAERYRQSVSFWAAPERLVKNGQEPDYALTQPVPKAVLGDPLKTLMWLDLNWYLPDDILVKVDRAAMACSLETRVPLLDRRIVEFALGLPSELNYSGGVGKRVLREVLYRYVPKELVERPKQGFAVPLGHWLRTSLRDWAEELLSERRLREEGYFHPEPIRRLWEAHLKGKDDHAYPLWGVLMFQAWLGHGG, from the coding sequence ATGTGTGGGATTGGCGGCATGTTGTCGACCGGTGCTCTGAGTGAAGCGGCGGAAAAGGTTCTGGTCGATATGGGGCGGGCTATTCAGCACCGGGGGCCAGACCAGGAAGGCGTCTGGCGCGAGGGGCGGCTTGGGCTTGTTCACCGGCGGCTTTCTATTCAGGATCTTTCGTCCGCGGGCGCCCAACCAATGGTTTCGAGCTCCGGCCGTTTTGTAATGGCCTTCAACGGAGAAATTTATAACTTCCTGACCCTGAAGCAGGATTTGGAGCTACTGGGAATCACTTTCAGGGGGCATTCCGACACCGAGGTAATGCTGGCAGCTTTTGAAGCCTGGGGTGTCGAAGAATCGCTTCATCGATTCAATGGCATGTTTGCCTTCGCGTTAGTCGACCGTAAAGTGGAACAGCTTCTCCTTGCCCGCGACCGCACGGGCGAGAAGCCTCTCTACTATGGCTGGCAGGGCGATACTTTGCTCTTTGGTTCGGAGCTGAAGGCAATGCGTGCCCACCCGGACTGGCAAGGGAAGATTGACCGAAATGCGCTTGCCCTCTTGTTGCGGCACAACTTTATCCCGGGGCCGCACAGTATCTATCAGGATATTCGCAAGCTGCCTCCCGCTACATTGATCCGATTCGATCTCGAAGGAAAGCCCGGAAGCTGGCCCGAGCCAGAGACCTACTGGTCTCTGCCTGAGGCTTTTGCAGATAGAAAGGTCCAGACGCTTGAAGAGGCGGCGGACGAACTGGAGCGCCATCTTGCCACAGTGATTGGTGAGCAAATGATCTCCGATGTCCCCCTGGGAGCGTTTCTCTCCGGTGGCATTGATTCGTCCACCGTGGTGGCGATGATGCAAAAGCAGGCCACCCAACAGGTACGCACCTTCAGCATCGGTTTTAAGGAAGCCGGCTTCAACGAGGCGGAACACGCCAAGGCCGTGGCAGCTCACTTGGGAACTGAACATACTGAACTCTACGTCTCTCCAGACGACGGCCTGGCGCTTATCCCGAAATTGCCAACCCTTTACGACGAGCCCTTTGCCGATTCTTCCCAGATCCCAACCTACCTGGTCAGTGAGATGACACGCCAGCATGTAACCGTTGCATTATCGGGAGACGGTGGCGATGAACTGTTTTGCGGTTACCCCCGATATCCGGGCAGCGTTGATGCCTGGAATCGTCGGGGGCAGCTCAAGGCCCGCATGCGCCAATGGGCTTCGAGTTTGCCTCCGGAATTGGTGGCTGGACTTGTTCAGAAACTGGTTCCGGGGCAGGGTGAACGGGCCCGCGCCTCCCTGGCGGAACGTTTGCGTCAGGAAGCGGCGGTGGCAAGTGCCGGTACCCTGGCGGAGAGGTATCGCCAAAGCGTGAGCTTTTGGGCGGCGCCGGAGCGTCTGGTCAAGAACGGGCAGGAACCTGACTATGCTCTGACGCAGCCCGTTCCCAAAGCTGTCTTGGGCGATCCTCTCAAGACCCTGATGTGGTTGGATCTCAACTGGTATCTGCCGGACGATATCCTTGTAAAAGTGGATCGGGCTGCCATGGCATGCAGCCTCGAAACACGCGTGCCTTTGCTGGACAGACGCATCGTGGAGTTCGCTTTGGGGCTTCCGAGCGAGCTTAATTATTCGGGTGGGGTAGGGAAGCGGGTATTGCGGGAAGTTCTCTACCGGTATGTTCCGAAGGAGTTAGTGGAACGCCCCAAACAGGGATTCGCGGTGCCACTGGGCCACTGGCTGAGAACCAGCTTGAGAGATTGGGCTGAGGAGCTTCTGAGCGAGCGTCGACTCCGGGAGGAGGGTTATTTTCATCCGGAGCCCATTCGACGGCTTTGGGAAGCCCACTTGAAAGGCAAAGACGACCACGCCTATCCGCTCTGGGGTGTTTTGATGTTTCAGGCATGGCTTGGGCATGGAGGCTAA
- a CDS encoding GNAT family N-acetyltransferase, with the protein MNNDRQKPPVPEDSIGSIRSVTWHPRYREGVLELFSNVPHKAQLWQWEFESSPFGKAFDPVLLVDREDQVVGFNGVMPIEATAFGEPIDALWSCDFHVVESWRGKGLGSRIKSVLHGKAKEVMAFGISDHASRVLLHLGWKPDLRVRNYRLLRSSRGIREWAFRAIQWLNRSLGLLGPRLSNCTITVRSTLPDQASIDELWEREKSGYSRIVKRSFEYLKWKYQCHPLARYAFVCAWEHQELAALMVVRFHGETLKIVDYAGPASNAALKRALVRRIRDHWRHALQLTVVTSDAQLGQCLRNEGFFSPRTRPRFYIHDSETELTRGWFIMAGDSDGELLGAAADFCKGSTVLNETEVN; encoded by the coding sequence ATGAACAACGATCGTCAAAAGCCCCCTGTTCCAGAAGACTCGATTGGTTCGATAAGGTCTGTCACCTGGCACCCCAGGTATCGGGAAGGTGTTCTGGAACTCTTTTCGAACGTGCCACACAAAGCGCAGCTGTGGCAATGGGAGTTCGAGAGTAGCCCGTTCGGGAAAGCCTTCGATCCCGTTCTTTTGGTCGACCGGGAGGATCAGGTCGTTGGCTTTAACGGCGTGATGCCCATTGAGGCCACCGCCTTTGGTGAGCCCATCGACGCGCTCTGGAGTTGTGATTTCCATGTTGTGGAATCGTGGCGAGGCAAGGGATTGGGGAGTCGAATCAAGAGCGTATTGCACGGCAAGGCCAAAGAGGTGATGGCATTTGGTATAAGCGACCATGCAAGCAGGGTTCTTCTTCATTTGGGGTGGAAGCCCGACCTCAGGGTGCGGAATTATCGTTTGCTGAGAAGTTCCCGTGGGATTCGGGAATGGGCGTTCAGGGCAATTCAATGGCTCAACCGCAGCCTTGGATTATTGGGCCCCCGCCTTTCCAACTGCACGATCACCGTACGATCAACGTTGCCTGACCAAGCTTCAATCGATGAGTTATGGGAACGGGAGAAGAGCGGCTACTCAAGAATCGTCAAACGTTCCTTCGAGTACCTCAAGTGGAAATATCAGTGCCACCCGCTCGCTCGTTACGCCTTTGTCTGTGCCTGGGAGCATCAAGAGCTTGCCGCGTTGATGGTTGTCCGGTTCCATGGCGAAACGCTGAAAATTGTCGACTATGCTGGCCCGGCTTCCAATGCCGCGCTCAAAAGGGCCCTTGTACGTCGTATTCGAGACCATTGGCGACATGCTCTGCAGTTAACTGTGGTTACGTCGGATGCCCAGTTGGGGCAGTGTTTGCGCAATGAGGGTTTCTTCTCTCCTCGTACTCGCCCGAGATTTTATATCCATGATTCAGAGACTGAACTTACCCGAGGTTGGTTCATAATGGCTGGAGACTCGGATGGCGAGCTGCTGGGCGCTGCTGCAGATTTCTGCAAGGGCTCTACAGTGTTGAATGAAACGGAAGTCAATTGA
- a CDS encoding PEP-CTERM sorting domain-containing protein, which produces MKKLTQCVALAAAVGFAGAAQAAFIGTVANTAPAATPTAVPGNNDYANGTGIPAGLFTGPQYYDTTDSVLLSHSIESVSSDPFKLTFTYLGKEAGYTGSFLYEGSVVLNTASSALGETFSTIYSGGLGKLDFGFSSLAWGAPVGSVSNQGTGNQAVGYNFSIFEVGEDWFILSLDDNNQVDDNHDDMLVMVQASKVPEPGTLALLGLGLAGIAVRMKGRKKA; this is translated from the coding sequence ATGAAAAAACTGACTCAATGCGTTGCGCTGGCTGCAGCGGTAGGATTCGCAGGGGCAGCACAGGCCGCCTTTATTGGCACGGTAGCCAATACCGCGCCTGCTGCAACACCAACCGCGGTTCCAGGCAACAACGATTACGCAAACGGCACCGGCATCCCGGCTGGTTTGTTCACAGGCCCTCAGTACTACGACACCACAGACTCTGTTCTGCTGTCTCATTCCATTGAGTCCGTGTCATCTGATCCGTTCAAGCTCACCTTTACCTACCTGGGTAAAGAGGCAGGCTATACCGGATCTTTCCTATACGAAGGGTCAGTAGTGCTGAACACTGCCAGTAGCGCACTTGGAGAAACTTTCAGCACTATCTACTCAGGCGGCCTTGGGAAACTTGATTTTGGGTTCTCTTCCCTCGCCTGGGGAGCGCCAGTTGGCTCTGTTTCCAACCAAGGAACTGGCAACCAGGCGGTTGGGTACAACTTCTCGATTTTTGAAGTTGGCGAAGACTGGTTCATTCTTAGCCTGGACGACAACAACCAGGTGGATGACAACCATGACGACATGCTCGTGATGGTCCAAGCCTCCAAAGTACCCGAGCCTGGCACCCTGGCTCTGCTTGGCCTCGGCCTCGCAGGCATTGCAGTGCGGATGAAAGGCCGTAAAAAAGCCTGA
- a CDS encoding glycosyltransferase, whose product MRVLIVYSYSGRGLKKDAQILKAAVESHGHECAILQLPPPRQWRRNLERISFALLRRFTSERFQRLYFRTLVRLSKLRKSASPEELVVHLENIQPTQLWKGHRHWLIPNQEWFIGSRLPYLPDVDKVLGKTRLAVEIFEKLHPSTEFLGFTGDMAGHGMQQEEKNYGLALHVAGTSQFKGTQAILNCWQRHPEWPKLVVVSEQAPELPANLPNIEIRKDIKQEELSALWAKAGFAIQPSEVEGYGQVLAEALANGCVTITTDAPPMNELVSPTFGFLARPAATQKFRLGTRYKVTDADLETVIAGALTEPLDVLGKRSELAREWSNTNHSNFLRRLGNFLNEQARQPSLLSEPMRPEKHR is encoded by the coding sequence ATGCGCGTACTGATTGTCTATTCGTACAGTGGTCGAGGTTTGAAAAAGGATGCCCAGATTCTCAAGGCCGCCGTCGAGTCTCATGGACACGAATGCGCGATTCTCCAACTGCCTCCCCCCCGGCAATGGCGCAGGAACCTCGAAAGAATTTCCTTTGCGCTGCTCCGGCGATTCACCTCGGAGCGTTTCCAACGACTGTACTTCCGCACACTTGTCCGGCTTTCAAAACTGCGGAAATCTGCGAGCCCCGAAGAGCTTGTCGTTCACCTGGAGAACATCCAGCCTACGCAACTCTGGAAGGGACACCGCCACTGGCTGATCCCCAACCAGGAATGGTTTATCGGGTCGCGTCTTCCATACCTGCCAGACGTGGATAAGGTGCTTGGCAAAACCAGGCTTGCGGTTGAGATCTTTGAAAAGCTGCACCCGTCCACCGAGTTTCTTGGTTTTACCGGGGACATGGCGGGGCACGGCATGCAACAAGAAGAAAAGAACTACGGGCTGGCGCTTCATGTCGCCGGCACCAGCCAATTCAAGGGCACCCAAGCCATACTTAATTGCTGGCAACGCCACCCAGAATGGCCAAAGCTTGTGGTGGTTTCCGAGCAAGCACCGGAACTTCCCGCTAACTTGCCCAACATAGAAATCAGGAAAGACATCAAACAAGAAGAACTCTCAGCCCTGTGGGCCAAAGCCGGCTTCGCTATACAGCCCTCAGAGGTGGAGGGTTACGGGCAGGTTCTGGCAGAAGCTCTGGCAAACGGCTGCGTAACCATCACCACCGATGCGCCGCCAATGAACGAACTGGTATCACCAACGTTCGGATTCCTGGCACGCCCAGCCGCAACCCAGAAGTTCCGCTTGGGAACCCGCTACAAGGTAACCGACGCCGATCTTGAGACAGTCATCGCTGGTGCTCTAACGGAACCACTGGATGTGCTCGGCAAGCGCTCAGAGCTTGCCCGGGAGTGGAGCAATACCAATCACTCCAATTTCCTGCGGCGGCTGGGCAATTTCCTCAATGAGCAGGCTCGCCAACCGTCGCTTCTATCCGAGCCAATGCGGCCGGAAAAGCATCGCTGA
- a CDS encoding glycosyltransferase, with the protein MEAKTVEVSGPIVSIVTPTFNRAKYIRLAVESVLAQTERRWELLIVDDGSTDDTATVLQPYLSEPRINYIYQSNRGQSAARNVALNNARGAYVGFLDSDDIWFPEKLERQLQLFERHPDAHIVHGDEITIDEKGNEISRKNMRRYSGRITPQLLADNSVSITTALVRHECFDVMGGFDPKYGVADDYELWLRFSARYSFLYDPRLVAGYRVMPDQISSDKRRRFAANERIILDFLERHGDCLSSTERRRGLAMFFTRKARYFASVGEFRTAATAISRSLVYAPTNPVVWRGVYRVICPQSIG; encoded by the coding sequence ATGGAGGCTAAAACAGTGGAGGTTTCCGGCCCGATAGTAAGCATCGTAACGCCTACGTTTAATCGGGCGAAATACATTCGCCTTGCCGTTGAGAGCGTGCTGGCCCAGACAGAACGGCGCTGGGAGTTGCTCATTGTGGATGATGGATCAACCGACGATACCGCTACCGTTTTGCAGCCTTATCTCAGTGAGCCTCGCATCAACTATATTTACCAGAGCAACAGAGGCCAGAGCGCGGCAAGAAATGTGGCACTAAATAATGCCCGTGGTGCCTACGTCGGCTTTTTGGACTCCGACGATATCTGGTTTCCGGAGAAGTTGGAGCGTCAGCTGCAGCTTTTTGAACGGCACCCCGATGCGCACATCGTTCACGGTGATGAGATAACGATTGACGAAAAAGGGAACGAAATCAGCCGCAAGAATATGCGCAGGTATTCGGGCAGGATTACACCGCAACTTCTGGCCGACAACAGCGTGAGTATTACCACTGCTCTGGTTCGGCACGAATGCTTTGATGTGATGGGAGGCTTCGATCCCAAGTACGGAGTGGCTGATGATTACGAGTTGTGGCTTCGTTTTTCTGCCCGGTATTCATTCCTTTATGACCCGAGACTGGTAGCGGGTTATCGTGTAATGCCCGATCAGATTTCCTCTGACAAACGTCGTCGCTTTGCTGCGAATGAGCGGATCATTCTGGATTTTTTGGAGCGGCACGGTGACTGCCTGTCTTCCACCGAGAGGCGTAGGGGGCTGGCTATGTTTTTTACTCGAAAGGCCCGATATTTTGCGTCGGTCGGAGAGTTCCGGACGGCCGCGACCGCGATTTCACGTTCACTGGTCTATGCCCCCACCAACCCTGTGGTGTGGCGCGGCGTTTACCGGGTTATTTGCCCACAGAGCATTGGGTGA
- a CDS encoding exosortase/archaeosortase family protein yields MAAHRGDMVGVKYQWMSYLVGFAPLLFVLWPTLHDIFGRWLKLDESYSHGFLLGAVSLFLTFRAARKHPAVPGFYPSWLLPFVICLSAYWVGGLIRLQALQHLALIPLLLSAFAVLVGWRQGKWFLIPLGILFLAIPVWDFLSWPLQLVTVAVNQALLGLFDIEFEVEGVFVYLIGVGAFEVAHGCSGLRYLLVGQALVLIYGELYLTRLRSKVFLYLLGCGFALVANWIRVFVIIYMGYETNMQSSLIENHDNFGWWVFAGTLVPLYFVARRLELRDERAETEPRQRVEEARPQGENGSAVYGVVALVALAWGAWFALPEERSQIANQPENYGMDLGDLYAPVFGSQLAGWKPNLRNPDRVYVQTMFDRSRARVGASPNSVFYLGVFTYDYQRNGAELIQYSNRLYDRDLWMPEAFFPVDTPLNIPIQGLTLKHRLSGKRVHLGYTYYAHSQWETDQWRAKLAQVSGFFSNRDDASLLIGAVQCLECDVPETLSGFISDAFPAALARIEATVGEPAH; encoded by the coding sequence ATGGCAGCTCACCGAGGGGACATGGTAGGTGTAAAGTACCAATGGATGTCTTACCTGGTTGGATTTGCTCCACTCCTATTTGTCCTCTGGCCCACTCTTCACGACATCTTCGGTCGCTGGCTCAAACTGGATGAGTCTTACTCCCACGGTTTCCTGTTAGGCGCTGTTTCGCTCTTCCTTACTTTCAGGGCAGCCCGAAAGCATCCAGCCGTTCCGGGATTCTATCCTTCCTGGCTTTTGCCCTTTGTGATTTGCCTGTCCGCTTACTGGGTCGGAGGGCTCATTCGCTTGCAGGCGCTTCAGCATCTGGCCCTTATTCCTCTGTTACTGAGTGCCTTTGCCGTCCTCGTGGGATGGCGGCAGGGCAAGTGGTTCCTCATACCTTTGGGCATACTCTTTCTGGCGATACCGGTTTGGGATTTTCTGTCCTGGCCACTGCAGTTGGTTACTGTTGCTGTGAACCAGGCTTTGCTGGGGCTTTTCGACATTGAGTTTGAGGTTGAAGGTGTATTTGTTTACCTGATCGGTGTTGGTGCCTTTGAGGTGGCGCACGGCTGCTCCGGGCTTCGCTACCTTCTGGTGGGCCAGGCCCTGGTTCTGATCTACGGGGAGCTTTACCTCACCCGACTTCGGTCGAAGGTTTTTCTTTATTTATTGGGATGTGGCTTCGCCCTCGTTGCCAACTGGATTCGCGTATTCGTCATTATCTACATGGGTTATGAAACCAATATGCAATCCAGTCTGATTGAGAACCACGATAATTTCGGCTGGTGGGTGTTTGCCGGCACCCTAGTGCCCCTTTATTTCGTGGCGCGTCGTCTGGAGCTTCGGGACGAAAGGGCAGAAACTGAACCGCGGCAGAGGGTCGAAGAGGCGCGACCACAGGGCGAGAATGGCAGCGCAGTCTATGGCGTCGTCGCCTTGGTGGCGCTTGCTTGGGGGGCCTGGTTCGCGCTTCCGGAAGAGCGATCACAGATAGCAAACCAGCCAGAAAACTACGGCATGGATTTAGGGGATCTGTATGCGCCCGTCTTCGGTTCCCAGCTGGCGGGTTGGAAGCCCAATCTGCGAAACCCCGACCGGGTTTATGTACAGACAATGTTCGATCGTAGCAGGGCCAGGGTAGGCGCCAGTCCCAACAGCGTGTTCTATCTCGGCGTGTTCACTTACGACTACCAGAGGAATGGCGCAGAGCTGATCCAGTACAGCAATCGCTTGTACGATCGTGACCTTTGGATGCCGGAGGCCTTCTTTCCGGTTGATACACCTCTGAATATCCCGATTCAGGGCCTTACCCTCAAACACCGGTTGTCTGGGAAGCGTGTTCACCTTGGATACACTTACTACGCCCACAGCCAGTGGGAAACCGATCAGTGGCGTGCGAAACTGGCGCAGGTGTCGGGATTCTTCAGCAATCGTGATGATGCGTCGTTGTTGATAGGTGCGGTTCAATGCCTCGAATGCGACGTACCGGAAACACTGTCCGGTTTCATCAGCGATGCTTTTCCGGCCGCATTGGCTCGGATAGAAGCGACGGTTGGCGAGCCTGCTCATTGA